A section of the Pseudomonas prosekii genome encodes:
- a CDS encoding lipocalin family protein: MKRLFLVLFAGLVLAGCASSGVDPLAPKTVNSVNLKKYQGTWYELARLPMYFQRNCAQSEARYTLKPDGNVAVLNRCLTPDWQWEEARGTAYPQVPGKTDKLWVEFDNWFSRLIPGVAKGEYWVLYVSDDYKTAIVGDPSRKYLWLLSRTPKVNGVVREELLSKARQQGYDTTRLIWRATDTQMAKTSN; encoded by the coding sequence ATGAAGCGGTTATTTTTAGTTCTTTTCGCTGGCCTGGTATTGGCTGGCTGCGCCTCTTCTGGCGTAGATCCGTTGGCACCGAAAACCGTCAACAGCGTCAACCTCAAGAAGTACCAAGGGACCTGGTACGAGTTGGCGAGACTGCCGATGTATTTCCAGCGCAATTGCGCGCAATCCGAAGCCCGTTACACGCTCAAACCTGACGGCAACGTGGCGGTGCTCAATCGCTGCCTGACGCCGGACTGGCAATGGGAAGAGGCCCGAGGCACGGCTTATCCACAGGTGCCGGGCAAGACCGACAAGTTGTGGGTCGAGTTCGACAACTGGTTTTCACGGCTGATTCCGGGCGTGGCGAAGGGCGAATACTGGGTGCTGTACGTCAGCGACGACTACAAAACTGCCATCGTCGGCGACCCGAGCCGCAAGTATCTGTGGCTGCTGTCGAGAACGCCGAAGGTCAATGGTGTGGTCCGTGAAGAACTGCTGAGCAAGGCACGTCAGCAGGGTTACGACACCACGCGCCTGATCTGGCGCGCGACGGATACGCAGATGGCCAAGACCTCGAACTGA
- the hutC gene encoding histidine utilization repressor: MITQQIDSGNWPPHYRVPSESELVSQLGFSRMTINRALREMTADGLLVRMQGVGTFVAEPKSQSALFEVHNIADEIASRGHRHTCKVITLEEEAAGSERALALDMREGQKVFHSLIVHFENDIPVQIEDRFVNALVAPDYLKQDFTLQTPYAYLNQVAPLTEGEHVVEAILAEASECKLLQIEKGEPCLLIRRRTWSGRQPVTAARLIHPGSRHRLEGRFHK; this comes from the coding sequence ATGATCACCCAGCAGATCGACAGTGGAAACTGGCCGCCGCACTACCGCGTGCCATCCGAAAGCGAGCTGGTCAGCCAGCTCGGTTTCAGCCGCATGACGATCAACCGCGCACTGCGCGAGATGACCGCCGACGGCCTGCTGGTGCGCATGCAAGGGGTCGGCACGTTCGTCGCCGAACCGAAGAGCCAGTCGGCGCTGTTTGAAGTGCACAACATTGCCGATGAAATCGCTTCGCGCGGTCATCGCCATACCTGCAAAGTCATCACGCTCGAAGAAGAGGCCGCCGGTTCCGAGCGCGCCCTGGCGCTGGACATGCGCGAAGGGCAGAAGGTCTTTCATTCGCTGATCGTGCATTTCGAAAACGACATTCCGGTGCAAATCGAAGACCGTTTCGTCAACGCGCTGGTGGCTCCGGATTACCTCAAGCAGGACTTCACCCTGCAAACCCCCTACGCCTATTTGAACCAGGTCGCGCCGCTGACCGAAGGCGAGCACGTGGTCGAGGCGATTCTGGCCGAGGCCAGCGAATGCAAATTGCTCCAGATCGAAAAAGGCGAGCCGTGCCTGCTGATCCGCCGCCGCACCTGGTCCGGCCGGCAGCCCGTAAC
- a CDS encoding formimidoylglutamate deiminase — protein sequence MSAFFAERALLPIGWANNVRLEVNADGVLTHIQADSHADGAERLNGPLLPGMPNLHSHAFQRAMAGLAEVAGNPNDSFWTWRDLMYRLVGKISPDQLGVIARQLYIEMLKAGYTSVAEFHYVHHDTNGQPYADPVELALRISQAASSAGIGLTLLPVLYSHSGFGGQTPNDGQRRFINTTENYLSLQSRLKPLLAQQPAQSLGLCFHSLRAVTPEQISEVLAASDAHCPVHIHIAEQQKEVDDCLAWSGRRPLQWLYENTEVDQRWCLVHATHANPEEVTLMAKSRAIAGLCLTTEANLGDGIFPAVDFLAQGGRMGIGSDSHVSLSVVEELRWLEYGQRLRDQRRNRLYGPDQPMIGRTLFDAALDGGAQALGQPIGALQVGKRADWLVLDGNDPYLATASGDGILNRWLFAGGDRQVRDVLVNGQWVVRDGRHAGEEESNRAFTQVLRELLG from the coding sequence ATGTCCGCCTTCTTTGCCGAACGCGCGCTGCTGCCTATTGGATGGGCCAACAATGTACGTCTTGAGGTCAACGCTGACGGCGTTTTGACCCATATCCAGGCCGATTCCCACGCAGATGGCGCCGAGCGGCTGAACGGCCCATTGCTGCCGGGAATGCCCAATTTGCACTCGCATGCGTTCCAACGGGCGATGGCCGGATTGGCGGAAGTGGCGGGCAATCCGAACGACAGTTTCTGGACCTGGCGTGACTTGATGTATCGCCTCGTCGGAAAAATCAGCCCCGATCAACTCGGCGTGATCGCCCGGCAGCTGTACATCGAAATGCTCAAGGCCGGTTACACCTCGGTCGCCGAGTTTCACTACGTGCATCACGACACCAACGGCCAGCCTTACGCCGACCCGGTTGAGCTGGCGCTGCGTATCAGCCAGGCGGCCAGCTCCGCCGGAATCGGCCTGACCCTGCTGCCGGTGCTCTATAGCCACTCCGGTTTCGGCGGCCAGACGCCCAACGATGGCCAGCGTCGTTTCATCAATACCACCGAAAATTACCTCAGCCTGCAGTCGCGTTTGAAGCCGTTGCTGGCGCAGCAGCCGGCGCAGTCGCTGGGTTTGTGTTTCCATTCGTTGCGCGCCGTCACTCCGGAGCAAATCAGCGAAGTTCTGGCCGCCAGCGACGCCCATTGCCCGGTGCACATTCACATTGCCGAACAGCAGAAAGAAGTCGACGACTGCCTGGCCTGGAGCGGTCGTCGTCCGTTGCAATGGCTGTACGAAAACACCGAGGTCGATCAGCGCTGGTGCCTGGTCCACGCGACCCACGCCAACCCGGAAGAAGTCACGCTGATGGCCAAGAGTCGGGCCATCGCCGGCTTGTGCCTGACCACCGAAGCCAACCTTGGCGACGGGATTTTCCCGGCGGTGGACTTCCTCGCTCAGGGCGGGCGCATGGGCATCGGTTCCGACAGCCATGTGTCATTGAGCGTGGTCGAAGAACTGCGCTGGCTGGAATACGGCCAGCGCCTGCGCGATCAGCGACGTAACCGTTTGTATGGCCCCGATCAGCCGATGATTGGCCGCACCTTGTTTGATGCGGCGCTGGACGGTGGAGCGCAGGCGTTGGGTCAGCCGATTGGCGCGCTGCAAGTCGGCAAACGCGCGGATTGGCTGGTGCTGGACGGCAACGATCCCTACCTGGCGACGGCGAGCGGTGACGGGATTTTGAATCGCTGGTTGTTTGCTGGCGGCGATCGCCAAGTGCGCGATGTGCTGGTCAACGGCCAATGGGTGGTGCGCGATGGCCGGCATGCGGGGGAAGAAGAAAGTAACCGGGCGTTCACCCAAGTGCTGCGCGAGTTGCTCGGCTGA